In a genomic window of Primulina huaijiensis isolate GDHJ02 chromosome 10, ASM1229523v2, whole genome shotgun sequence:
- the LOC140986342 gene encoding uncharacterized protein, with amino-acid sequence MASETAVTDHSFEEVEKELKPEVKILEPVQVCPPKESVNSPEPEEVPAHVATSAESGAKVEETKTKPIVTENIKGIDIDENPKEEESVVLVEEPEQKNENKNVEVPPGEEEKKIEDASDNDNAEVEKVPHPEPDVNSVSEESNFEKTEGEPEEKLDTETVEKQRESEAEPSVEEKIGEPEKVVEVTKQSPAKIAARDYIGDVEVLPDKEMEESEAELAKVEKAEEKKDELEKIINTEEKTSIEGETKEKLDSKNVGKLEELKVEPADGEKLGEPEKLVEVSKQLPAKRAASEYIGDVEVLPNEELKESEAELPKVEKAEKKKDELEKIINTEEKTTIEGETKEKLDSKNVGKQEELKVEPADGEKLGEPEKLVEVSKQLPAKRAAREYIGDVEVLPNEELEESEAELPKVEKAGEKKDELEKIINTEEKTTIEGETKEKLDSKNVGKLEELKVEPADGEKLGEPEKLVEVSKQLPAKRAASEYIGDVEVLPNEELKESEAELPKVEKAEKKKDELEKIINAGEQSSIEAIEEKAENVDKNPGEKVEAIEEKEVKGAESKSKEISETESVEKLEQSRVEKQPEEPGETVQVPQQSSVNPVEEKVEILEELPVKEVIVEKEVPVSEAEPAEKQEEFKVESVDEKVDKQTKTAEPSSVEAIEEIVEKTLPAKVEETAVKEEDDSETEIKPEEISKTKSVEPVEKISVDPVKIVDDPEQSSVEVEELPAKDVEADVEKKVIVPESEFKQREFSDVEPSEKIEESKDDLPKEKPDEPKEIIEAVEEKDKSIEQVVELPANIVEEIQEAKDKEAKVLEVESKPEEISETKPIESVEEKSIDLEKIVDVPVSVLEKLGEAEELPAKEMGAIEDKEPAETKPTEKLEGSEVASVEEKPDESIKIADVQEQSPPEIDKEKIVKGVELPTKKVEAISEKENEVPEAEFKHEEISGTKPAEKQDESKLELVEENLYGPPSEIINVPEQSVKERDEEKVGSKEEVPTKELDATAEDVVKVSEYENKPEEINETKPVETIEEKSVEPEKIVDVAEQSTEEPVEEKVEKLSAKEREAPVEKEANVLEADLKPGELSAPNPEEKLVEQSEVTEQHEKEPPAAESSEKEAKVLEAELKPEEISDSTPEEKLVRQSEVTEQHEKEPPAVEPLEKEANVLEAELKPEKISESTPMEKMIEQSEVTEQHEKELPAAAPSEKEAKVLEAELKPESTPPEKLVNQSKVTGKHENELPYAEPLEKEAKVDSGKTELETEAQQGKIVTTRELTPCEEAKPTESEANEKVENGNTKNEAEVEGNGDEEATKEAEKCEAATQIEGIGHSFKEKLEQEKREDETTKTDIQTETTNESEHSKVPEDACKEEVSVKSTHKHPNNIMKMVKHSLAKAKKAIIGKSSHSKTPVPEGDEVSK; translated from the exons ATGGCTAGCGAGACTGCTGTTACAGATCATTCTTTTGAG GAAGTTGAAAAGGAATTAAAACCGGAGGTGAAAATTTTGGAGCCTGTTCAAGTTTGTCCTCCAAAGGAGAGTGTGAATAGCCCAGAACCTGAGGAAGTACCTGCTCATGTTGCCACTTCAGCTGAATCAGGAGCAAAGGTTGAGGAAACCAAAACCAAACCTATTGTGACCGAAAACATAAAGGGAATTGATATTGATGAAAATCCGAAAGAGGAGGAATCCGTTGTTTTGGTTGAAGAACCAGAGCAAAAGAATGAAAATAAGAATGTTGAGGTTCCTCCTGGTGAAGAGGAAAAGAAAATTGAGGATGCTTCCGATAACGATAATGCAGAAGTGGAGAAAGTACCTCATCCTGAACCAGATGTAAATAGCGTTTCAGAAGAATCCAATTTTGAGAAGACTGAAGGTGAACCAGAGGAGAAATTAGATACTGAAACTGTTGAAAAACAGAGAGAATCGGAAGCTGAGCCATCTGTGGAGGAAAAGATTGGTGAACCAGAAAAAGTAGTTGAAGTCACGAAACAATCACCAGCTAAGATAGCTGCTAGAGATTACATAGGTGATGTTGAGGTATTGCCAGACAAAGAAATGGAAGAATCAGAGGCTGAGCTTGCTAAAGTTGAGAAGGCTgaagaaaagaaagatgaaCTAGAAAAAATAATCAATACTGAGGAGAAAACTTCAATTGAAGGCGAAACCAAAGAGAAATTAGATTCCAAAAATGTTGGAAAACTGGAAGAATTGAAAGTTGAGCCAGCTGATGGGGAAAAGCTTGGGGAACCAGAAAAATTAGTTGAAGTCTCGAAACAATTACCAGCTAAGAGAGCTGCTAGCGAATACATAGGTGATGTTGAGGTATTGCCAAATGAAGAACTGAAAGAATCAGAGGCTGagcttcctaaagttgagaaggctgaaaaaaagaaagatgaacTAGAAAAAATAATCAATACTGAGGAGAAAACTACAATTGAAGGCGAAACAAAAGAGAAATTAGATTCCAAAAATGTTGGAAAACAGGAAGAATTGAAAGTTGAGCCAGCCGATGGGGAAAAGCTTGGTGAACCAGAAAAATTAGTTGAAGTCTCGAAACAATTACCAGCTAAGAGAGCTGCTAGAGAATACATTGGTGATGTTGAGGTATTGCCAAATGAAGAACTGGAAGAATCAGAGGCTGagcttcctaaagttgagaagGCTGGAGAAAAGAAAGATGAACTAGAAAAAATAATCAATACTGAGGAGAAAACTACAATTGAAGGCGAAACAAAAGAGAAATTAGATTCCAAAAATGTTGGAAAACTGGAAGAATTGAAAGTTGAGCCAGCTGATGGGGAAAAGCTTGGTGAACCAGAAAAATTAGTTGAAGTCTCGAAACAATTACCAGCTAAGAGAGCTGCTAGCGAATACATAGGTGATGTTGAGGTATTGCCAAATGAAGAACTGAAAGAATCAGAGGCTGagcttcctaaagttgagaaggctgaaaaaaagaaagatgaacTAGAAAAAATAATCAATGCTGGGGAGCAATCTTCAATTGAAGCCATTGAGGAAAAGGCCGAAAATGTAGACAAAAATCCCGGTGAGAAGGTGGAAGCAATTGAAGAGAAAGAAGTGAAAGGCGCTGAGAGTAAATCTAAAGAAATTTCAGAAACTGAGTCTGTTGAAAAACTAGAGCAATCCAGAGTTGAAAAACAGCCAGAAGAACCGGGTGAAACAGTGCAAGTGCCACAACAATCTTCAGTGAATCCTGTTGAGGAGAAGGTTGAAATTTTGGAGGAATTGCCTGTTAAGGAAGTGATTGTAGAGAAAGAAGTCCCGGTGTCAGAAGCTGAGCCTGCTGAAAAACAGGAGGAATTCAAAGTCGAGTCAGTTGATGAAAAGGTagacaaacaaacaaaaacagcTGAACCATCTTCAGTCGAGGCTATTGAGGAAATTGTGGAGAAAACATTACCTGCTAAAGTGGAAGAAACTGCAGTGAAAGAAGAAGATGATTCAGAAACTGAGATTAAACCTGAAGAAATTTCCAAAACCAAGAGTGTTGAACCTGTTGAAAAAATTTCAGTTGATCCCGTGAAGATTGTTGACGACCCAGAACAATCGTCGGTCGAGGTGGAGGAACTGCCTGCAAAAGACGTGGAAGCAGATGTGGAGAAAAAAGTGATAGTTCCAGAATCTGAGTTTAAGCAGAGAGAATTTTCGGATGTTGAGCCTTCTGAAAAAATAGAGGAATCAAAAGATGATTTACCTAAGGAAAAGCCAGACGAACCTAAAGAAATAATAGAGGCTGTTGAGGAAAAGGATAAAAGTATTGAACAAGTTGTGGAACTACCTGCTAATATAGtagaagaaattcaagaagctAAAGACAAGGAAGCCAAGGTTTTAGAAGTTGAGTCTAAACCTGAGGAAATTTCAGAAACGAAGCCCATTGAATCAGTTGAAGAAAAGTCAATCGATCTGGAAAAAATAGTTGATGTTCCAGTATCAGTTCTCGAAAAGCTGGGAGAAGCAGAAGAATTGCCTGCTAAAGAGATGGGAGCAATCGAGGACAAAGAACCGGCAGAGACCAAGCCTACTGAAAAATTGGAGGGATCGGAAGTTGCCTCAGTTGAAGAAAAACCAGATGAATCCATAAAAATAGCCGATGTGCAAGAACAATCACCACCTGAGATTGATAAGGAGAAGATTGTGAAAGGGGTAGAATTGCCTACCAAAAAGGTGGAGGCAATTTCAGAGAAAGAAAATGAAGTTCCAGAAGCTGAGTTTAAACATGAAGAAATTTCAGGAACCAAGCCTGCTGAAAAACAGGACGAATCAAAACTTGAATTGGTTGAAGAAAATTTATACGGACCACCCTCAGAAATAATCAATGTTCCAGAGCAATCTGTAAAAGAGAGAGACGAGGAAAAGGTGGGAAGCAAGGAGGAAGTACCTACAAAAGAGTTGGATGCAACTGCAGAGGATGTAGTGAAAGTTTCAGAATATGAGAATAAACCTGAAGAAATCAATGAAACCAAGCCTGTTGAGACCATTGAAGAAAAGTCTGTTGAGCCCGAAAAAATAGTGGATGTTGCTGAGCAATCAACGGAAGAACCTGTTGAGGAAAAGGTAGAAAAGTTGTCTGCCAAAGAAAGGGAAGCCCCTGTGGAGAAAGAAGCGAATGTTTTAGAGGCTGATCTTAAACCTGGAGAACTTTCAGCACCGAATCCGGAGGAGAAACTTGTTGAACAATCTGAAGTTACAGAACAGCATGAGAAAGAGCCTCCAGCTGCCGAGTCTTCAGAGAAAGAAGCAAAAGTTTTAGAAGCTGAGCTTAAACCTGAAGAAATTTCCGATTCCACGCCGGAGGAGAAACTGGTTAGACAATCTGAAGTCACGGAACAACATGAGAAAGAGCCTCCAGCTGTAGAGCCTTTGGAGAAAGAAGCAAACGTTTTAGAAGCTGAGCTTAAACCTGAAAAAATTTCTGAATCCACGCCAATGGAGAAAATGATTGAACAATCTGAAGTTACAGAACAACATGAGAAAGAGCTCCCAGCTGCTGCACCTTCAGAGAAAGAAGCGAAAGTTTTAGAAGCTGAGCTTAAACCCGAATCCACACCGCCGGAGAAACTGGTAAACCAATCTAAAGTTACAGGAAAACATGAGAATGAGCTTCCATATGCTGAGCCTTTGGAGAAAGAAGCGAAAGTTGACTCGGGGAAAACTGAATTAGAAACTGAAGCCCAACAAGGAAAAATTGTTACTACCCGAGAGTTGACTCCATGTGAAGAAGCAAAGCCGACTGAGAGTGAAGCTAACGAAAAGGTCGAAAATGGAAACACCAAAAATGAAGCAGAGGTTGAGGGGAATGGAGATGAAGAAGCAACAAAAGAAGCTGAGAAATGTGAGGCTGCAACGCAAATAGAAGGCATCGGTCACTCATTTAAAGAGAAGTTGGAGCAAGAGAAACGAGAAGATGAAACAACCAAAACTGACATTCAGACAGAAACTACCAATGAATCAGAGCATTCAAAAGTACCAGAAGATGCGTGTAAAGAAGAAGTTTCGGTGAAGTCTACACATAAGCACCCAAACAACATCATGAAGATGGTTAAACATTCATTAGCGAAGGCAAAGAAAGCCATCATCGGTAAATCATCACATTCAAAAACACCAGTTCCTGAGGGCGACGAGGTTAGTAAATGA